One genomic segment of Aquipluma nitroreducens includes these proteins:
- the aroB gene encoding 3-dehydroquinate synthase, with the protein MTDSKVHSNIIFSQQIDVELRKIVQKYPAGKVFLLTDQTAAGFCLPLIQSVIDEFSIRMVAIPSGEENKNIQSVGLVWDFLSNYGADRKSLLINIGGGMLTDLGGFAASTFKRGLDFVNIPTTLLAQVDASLGGKTGFNFNGLKNEIGVFMEPNSVIINVNFLKTIDQANFLSGYAEMLKHGLIKSREHWDELLTFDMESIDYDALQEIIAHSVAVKEWHVLNDLTEQNIRKALNFGHTVGHAFESYAMKTGRPILHGHAVVYGMIAELYLSAKQCGLGIDELNSISSWMIARYGKFEIQESDFEALYQLMTHDKKNEGKRINFTLIPEIGKVEINVDCSKELIIEALNYYKSCGLRDSSSEL; encoded by the coding sequence ATGACTGATTCAAAAGTACATTCAAATATCATCTTTTCACAGCAGATTGATGTGGAACTTCGGAAAATAGTTCAAAAGTATCCCGCCGGAAAAGTGTTTCTGTTGACTGATCAAACGGCTGCGGGATTTTGTCTTCCGCTAATTCAATCGGTTATCGATGAATTTTCAATCCGGATGGTAGCAATTCCTTCGGGGGAAGAGAACAAAAATATCCAATCAGTAGGTCTAGTTTGGGATTTTCTGAGCAATTACGGAGCCGATCGCAAATCGCTGTTGATCAACATTGGAGGCGGAATGCTTACCGATTTGGGCGGTTTCGCTGCTTCAACCTTCAAGCGCGGATTGGATTTTGTGAATATCCCGACTACACTTTTGGCTCAGGTTGATGCTTCGCTTGGCGGAAAAACCGGCTTCAATTTTAACGGCTTGAAGAATGAAATTGGTGTATTTATGGAGCCGAATTCGGTGATCATCAATGTTAATTTCCTGAAAACTATTGATCAGGCTAATTTTCTTTCGGGTTATGCCGAAATGCTGAAACATGGCTTAATCAAAAGCCGTGAGCATTGGGACGAATTGCTGACTTTTGATATGGAAAGCATCGATTACGATGCCCTTCAGGAAATAATTGCACATTCGGTGGCTGTGAAAGAATGGCACGTGCTGAATGATCTGACCGAACAAAACATACGAAAAGCCTTGAATTTTGGACACACGGTTGGTCATGCGTTCGAAAGTTATGCCATGAAAACCGGTCGCCCGATTTTGCATGGTCATGCAGTAGTTTACGGAATGATTGCCGAACTTTATTTGTCGGCGAAACAATGCGGATTGGGAATCGACGAACTGAACTCCATTTCTTCGTGGATGATTGCCAGATATGGCAAATTCGAAATTCAGGAAAGTGATTTTGAAGCCCTGTATCAACTGATGACACACGATAAAAAGAACGAAGGCAAACGCATCAATTTCACGCTTATTCCTGAAATCGGGAAGGTTGAAATCAATGTCGATTGCTCGAAAGAGCTGATCATTGAAGCGCTCAATTATTATAAAAGTTGCGGGTTACGGGATTCGAGTTCCGAGTTGTAA
- the tnpA gene encoding IS200/IS605 family transposase, whose amino-acid sequence MKIWIHCVWCVKDRAYYIPHSFHPELLKHFRANTEDKNINLDFINVHENHVHALINMGKQQNISTIMQYMKGESSFWINSLKIFPYHFAWQDDYYAVSIGQSQVERIRKYIQNQDTHHQRITLDDEIKLLEEKYGFEKLKD is encoded by the coding sequence GTGAAAATCTGGATACATTGCGTATGGTGTGTCAAAGACAGAGCCTATTACATCCCGCATTCCTTTCATCCAGAACTTCTGAAACATTTCAGGGCAAATACTGAAGATAAAAACATCAACCTCGATTTCATCAATGTACATGAAAATCATGTGCATGCCCTGATAAACATGGGCAAGCAGCAGAATATCTCCACCATTATGCAATACATGAAAGGCGAAAGTTCATTTTGGATAAACAGCCTCAAAATATTTCCCTATCATTTTGCATGGCAGGACGACTATTATGCAGTCTCCATAGGGCAATCTCAAGTAGAACGAATCCGCAAATACATTCAAAATCAAGACACACATCATCAGCGAATTACACTAGATGATGAAATAAAACTACTCGAAGAAAAATATGGGTTCGAAAAATTGAAGGACTGA
- the dprA gene encoding DNA-processing protein DprA, whose protein sequence is MENPDNLAYKIAISLIPGIGSVTARNLIAYVGSVEGVFQEKEKNLMKIPGIGEVNAKRVVRQNVLDRAKREVDFILKNKIQTFFYLDDNYPTRLKGCSDSPIILYFKGNANLNEQRIISVVGTRSATNYGKEICEELIRSFSEKSYPILVVSGLAYGIDVHAHKACLKYNIPTVGVFAHGLDTIYPSLHAPIASKMLEKGGLISDFISETKIDRQNFLRRNRIIAGLADATIIVESAEKGGALVTADIANSYNRDVFAFPGRSTDLYSRGCNKIIKLNEAVLVEGQADIEKAMNWDVKVSTSRAYQTSLFVELTPAEQKLVDLLKAGDRFVDEITTEAQMSVSKVSALLLGLEFKGIIVSLPGKMYRLK, encoded by the coding sequence ATGGAAAATCCAGATAATCTTGCATACAAAATAGCCATTTCACTAATTCCCGGGATTGGTTCGGTAACCGCCCGCAACCTGATTGCTTACGTCGGTAGTGTTGAAGGTGTTTTTCAGGAAAAAGAGAAAAACCTGATGAAAATACCGGGCATTGGCGAGGTGAATGCCAAACGGGTTGTACGGCAAAATGTGTTGGATCGAGCCAAACGCGAAGTGGATTTTATCCTGAAAAACAAAATACAAACCTTCTTTTACCTCGACGACAACTACCCAACCCGATTGAAAGGATGCAGCGATTCTCCAATTATTTTGTATTTTAAAGGAAATGCCAACCTCAACGAGCAACGGATTATTTCGGTAGTAGGAACCCGAAGTGCGACAAACTATGGAAAAGAAATTTGTGAAGAATTGATCCGAAGTTTTTCTGAAAAAAGCTATCCAATTCTCGTTGTTTCAGGACTGGCCTACGGAATTGATGTTCATGCGCACAAAGCCTGCCTGAAATACAACATTCCAACTGTCGGCGTTTTTGCCCATGGATTGGATACAATTTACCCATCGCTCCATGCCCCAATTGCCAGCAAAATGCTCGAAAAAGGAGGTCTGATTTCCGATTTTATCAGCGAAACCAAAATCGACCGGCAAAATTTCCTTCGCCGTAACCGGATCATTGCAGGCTTGGCAGATGCCACCATTATTGTAGAAAGTGCTGAAAAAGGCGGGGCACTGGTGACTGCCGACATTGCCAATTCGTACAACCGCGATGTTTTTGCCTTTCCGGGTCGCAGCACTGATCTTTATTCCAGGGGCTGCAATAAAATCATTAAACTGAACGAAGCTGTTTTGGTTGAAGGTCAGGCTGACATTGAAAAAGCCATGAATTGGGACGTCAAAGTTTCAACCAGCCGGGCTTACCAAACCTCACTTTTTGTAGAATTAACTCCGGCAGAACAGAAGCTGGTTGATCTCTTAAAAGCAGGTGATCGTTTTGTTGACGAGATAACCACCGAAGCCCAAATGTCGGTGAGTAAAGTTTCAGCCTTGCTGCTTGGTCTTGAATTTAAAGGAATAATTGTCAGCCTTCCTGGGAAGATGTACCGGTTGAAGTAA
- a CDS encoding DUF5916 domain-containing protein, with amino-acid sequence MKRIFLAQTVLALLMIIFFFDSYSQTIEKKTYQTFFTKSAPEIDGMENDSCWNEVEWSGDFIQTQPAENKPPSQQTKFKILYDDNNLYVFIRALDTEPKKISRLISRRDNFDGDMVSFMVDSYYDQQTAFSFTATAAGAKGDEAVTEDGNNWDESWNPVWYLKTAIDDKGWSAEMKIPLSQLRFGKKEEHVWGIQVMRHIFRLEERSTWQYIPKGSPGQIHLYGELHGINSIKPKRKIELLPYTVARMERFKKEEGNPFLDGKKSAMSYGLDGKAAITNDLTLDFSINPDFGQVEADPSEVNLSAFESYFSERRPFFVEGKNIYQFQPSNSIVIHNMGADNLFYSRRIGRSPHNSPDLADNEYADVPESSTILGAMKLSGKTKKGLSIGVLESVTANENALIDNAGVRRKESVEPLTNYFVGRLQKDFDKGETVLGGIITAVNRDITNPALNYLPTAAYTGGIDFSHKWKERTWYVTGNAEFSYLKGKEEAILNAQQSSARYFQRPDASYVSVDSSRTSLAGYGGTFKLGRSSKKRLQFETSLTVRSPGLEFNDIGYMRYSDVIHHGSWAAYYIRNPFSIFNNFYLNTNYWMYWNFSGKLLSTFVNTNFYSQFKNRWQINGNFTRIGENTSTNLLRGGPSFIQPGGEEMNLNISTDQSKKFSFNIGSYQGFGDVNSYRNQEYWMGFNAKPTNALSISISPSYGITNSELQYVSTTKMGNDPRYIFARLDQKTASFTFRLNYTFTPELSLEYYGQPFISAGKYSDFKRTTNTKANRFKDRYRIFSGNEIGFRSVNNDYAIDEDHDGSTDYSFDNPDFNFRQFRSNLVVRWEYLPGSTLFLVWSQGRTSSAEDGSFAYGKDMKDLFGIQPHNVFLIKFSYWFSL; translated from the coding sequence ATGAAACGTATCTTTCTAGCTCAAACAGTCCTAGCGCTGTTAATGATTATCTTTTTCTTTGATAGTTATTCGCAAACTATCGAAAAGAAAACCTATCAGACTTTTTTTACAAAATCGGCTCCTGAAATTGATGGAATGGAGAATGATTCCTGTTGGAATGAAGTGGAATGGAGTGGCGATTTTATTCAAACTCAACCAGCTGAGAACAAACCGCCATCTCAGCAAACTAAATTTAAGATTCTGTACGACGATAATAACCTGTATGTATTTATCCGGGCTTTAGACACCGAACCGAAAAAGATAAGTCGTTTGATTTCGCGCCGTGATAATTTCGATGGTGACATGGTGTCGTTCATGGTTGATAGTTACTACGACCAGCAAACGGCATTCTCTTTTACGGCTACGGCTGCCGGAGCAAAAGGCGATGAGGCTGTTACAGAAGATGGAAATAATTGGGATGAGAGTTGGAACCCTGTGTGGTACCTGAAAACCGCTATCGATGACAAAGGCTGGAGTGCTGAAATGAAAATTCCACTAAGCCAGCTCAGGTTTGGGAAAAAGGAAGAGCATGTGTGGGGGATTCAGGTTATGCGCCACATTTTTCGTTTGGAGGAGCGCTCAACCTGGCAGTACATTCCCAAAGGTTCTCCGGGGCAGATTCATTTGTATGGCGAATTACATGGCATAAATAGTATCAAACCGAAAAGGAAGATCGAATTACTCCCTTATACTGTTGCCAGAATGGAGCGTTTCAAAAAAGAAGAAGGTAATCCATTTCTCGACGGGAAGAAGAGTGCTATGTCATATGGTCTCGATGGAAAAGCTGCGATTACCAACGACCTCACACTCGATTTTTCAATCAATCCTGACTTCGGACAGGTTGAAGCCGATCCTTCGGAAGTTAACCTTAGTGCCTTCGAATCCTATTTTTCGGAACGCCGGCCGTTCTTCGTTGAAGGAAAGAATATATACCAGTTTCAGCCTTCTAATTCAATTGTGATTCACAACATGGGCGCCGACAATCTCTTCTATTCCCGCCGGATAGGACGATCTCCACATAATTCCCCGGATCTCGCCGACAACGAATATGCTGATGTTCCGGAGTCGTCAACAATACTTGGTGCGATGAAACTTTCAGGCAAAACAAAAAAGGGTTTGTCGATTGGCGTTCTGGAAAGTGTAACCGCCAACGAAAATGCGCTTATTGATAACGCCGGAGTTCGCCGGAAAGAATCGGTTGAGCCATTAACCAATTATTTTGTTGGACGTTTGCAAAAGGATTTCGATAAGGGTGAAACTGTTCTTGGCGGAATTATTACGGCTGTGAACAGGGATATTACGAACCCGGCGCTCAACTATTTGCCAACTGCGGCCTACACCGGAGGAATCGATTTCAGTCATAAATGGAAAGAACGAACCTGGTATGTGACTGGAAATGCTGAGTTCAGTTATTTGAAAGGAAAGGAAGAAGCTATTCTGAATGCCCAGCAATCGTCTGCCAGATATTTTCAGCGACCCGATGCCAGTTACGTTTCGGTTGATTCTTCCAGAACATCGTTGGCCGGTTATGGTGGAACTTTTAAGCTGGGGAGATCGAGTAAAAAGAGGTTGCAATTTGAAACTAGTTTAACCGTTCGTTCGCCCGGATTGGAATTCAACGATATTGGTTATATGCGTTATTCCGACGTTATTCACCACGGCTCCTGGGCTGCTTATTACATTCGCAATCCTTTTTCGATTTTCAATAATTTCTATCTGAATACCAATTACTGGATGTACTGGAATTTTTCAGGAAAGCTTTTATCAACCTTTGTGAACACCAATTTTTATTCTCAGTTTAAGAATCGATGGCAAATCAATGGCAACTTTACCCGGATTGGCGAAAATACTTCGACGAACCTGTTGCGCGGTGGCCCATCGTTCATTCAGCCAGGTGGTGAAGAAATGAATTTAAATATCTCGACTGACCAATCCAAGAAATTTTCATTCAATATTGGAAGCTATCAGGGATTTGGCGATGTGAATAGTTACCGGAATCAGGAATACTGGATGGGTTTTAATGCCAAACCAACGAATGCACTATCTATATCTATTTCGCCGAGCTATGGTATTACGAACAGCGAATTACAATATGTTTCGACCACGAAAATGGGCAACGACCCCCGGTATATATTTGCCCGGTTAGATCAGAAAACAGCAAGCTTTACCTTCCGTTTGAATTATACTTTTACTCCTGAACTCTCCCTTGAATATTATGGCCAACCGTTTATTTCGGCAGGTAAATATTCCGACTTTAAGCGAACCACCAATACAAAAGCCAATCGATTCAAGGATAGGTATCGCATCTTTTCAGGGAACGAAATAGGCTTTCGCTCAGTTAATAACGACTATGCAATTGATGAGGATCATGACGGTAGCACAGATTATTCATTCGATAACCCCGATTTTAATTTCCGGCAATTTCGGTCGAATTTGGTTGTTCGGTGGGAATATTTGCCTGGATCGACATTGTTCCTGGTTTGGTCGCAAGGCCGGACAAGCTCAGCCGAAGACGGATCGTTTGCCTATGGGAAGGATATGAAGGATCTGTTTGGAATCCAGCCTCATAATGTCTTTCTGATCAAATTTTCATACTGGTTCTCGTTGTAA
- a CDS encoding 3-phosphoshikimate 1-carboxyvinyltransferase: protein MKYLVSKSDKTLKGSIVLPGSKSIANRALIIHALSYSPYSIENLSDSDDVRVMSQVFNSNTNHFDIGHAGTAMRFLTAFLSQIVGEWTITGSDRMKQRPIGILVDALNKLGARIEYLENDGFPPLKIYGSHLKGCVLELDGSVSSQYISALLMIAPTIEDGLTLRLKNKITSRSYIEMTLKLMEQFGVQHVWKGNEIRISEQKYKALPFSVEADWSGASYWYQMAVLAENVDVELIGLTTESLQGDAMIAQWFEQLGIQTTATEKGSRLTKNGQSLPKYLQLNFIENPDVAQTFAVLCVMKQIPFHFTGLETLKIKETNRIAALQDELAKFGVQITETAHGELKWDGTFPLEKQAVPEIETYHDHRMAMAFAPACQSYGPVAILDPMVVTKSYPAFWEDLKKVGFVVEKVM, encoded by the coding sequence ATGAAATACCTCGTTTCCAAATCCGATAAAACCCTGAAAGGAAGTATCGTTCTTCCCGGTTCGAAAAGTATTGCCAACCGCGCGCTGATTATTCATGCGCTGAGTTATAGCCCGTATTCGATTGAAAATCTATCGGATAGTGACGATGTTCGGGTGATGAGTCAGGTTTTTAATTCGAATACGAATCATTTCGATATTGGTCATGCCGGAACTGCCATGCGGTTTCTGACGGCTTTCCTTTCACAAATTGTGGGTGAGTGGACAATTACCGGATCGGATCGGATGAAGCAGCGACCTATCGGAATTTTGGTTGATGCCCTGAATAAACTTGGGGCGCGGATTGAATATCTCGAAAATGATGGTTTCCCTCCGCTGAAAATTTACGGTTCGCACTTAAAAGGTTGTGTGCTCGAATTGGATGGGAGCGTAAGCAGTCAGTATATTTCGGCGCTTTTGATGATTGCTCCAACCATTGAAGATGGCCTGACTTTGCGCCTGAAAAATAAAATCACGTCGCGTTCGTACATCGAAATGACGTTGAAACTAATGGAGCAATTTGGAGTTCAGCACGTTTGGAAAGGCAACGAAATACGCATTTCAGAACAAAAATACAAAGCTCTTCCGTTCTCGGTTGAGGCCGATTGGTCGGGAGCATCGTATTGGTATCAGATGGCTGTTTTGGCTGAAAATGTGGATGTAGAGCTTATTGGTTTGACTACCGAAAGTCTTCAGGGAGACGCCATGATTGCTCAATGGTTCGAACAATTGGGTATCCAGACCACAGCAACCGAAAAAGGGTCGCGTTTGACTAAGAATGGGCAATCACTTCCAAAATATTTGCAACTCAATTTCATTGAAAATCCTGATGTGGCACAGACTTTCGCTGTTTTGTGCGTGATGAAACAGATACCATTTCATTTTACCGGACTGGAAACATTGAAAATAAAAGAAACCAACCGGATTGCCGCACTTCAGGATGAGCTGGCCAAATTTGGTGTCCAAATCACCGAAACCGCTCACGGAGAACTGAAATGGGATGGCACTTTTCCGCTCGAAAAGCAAGCTGTTCCTGAAATTGAAACCTACCACGATCACCGCATGGCGATGGCTTTTGCTCCGGCTTGCCAATCGTACGGGCCGGTTGCTATTCTCGATCCGATGGTCGTCACTAAATCGTATCCGGCCTTCTGGGAAGATTTGAAAAAGGTGGGCTTTGTGGTGGAAAAAGTAATGTGA
- a CDS encoding glycoside hydrolase family 9 protein, producing MMKNKISWCFALLLFLLTGSRLNAQSLKINENEYFEKPGLNVMVFFDIYPEGHQGAVGIIQNGTRVATNGDLRLEPTPGQWQPIPKVGKRSVDRSKNEISVKCTFPDSSINRKGFNPVEYPDLYFNYHVRVVGEGNKFRILVDLDKPLPAGWEKKVGFNFELFPAILFGKSWYLDEQSGIFPTQANGPMEKDSDGNWQAFPMASGQKLTIAPETAAQTMVIESKGQPLQLLDGRFYHNNGWFVVRSLVTPGKTVGAIEWVVDCNVLPNFQSKPVVHISQIGYEPNQEKIAVIEVDKNTPTAEKASLYRISEDGGLKEIRTIEPKKWGKFLRFNYYQFDFSDVTTPGIYQVKYGENTSEPFRISSTIYDRNVWQPVVEYFLPVQMCHMRVNEGYRVWHGLCHMDDALMAPVDTNHFDGYLQGHSTLTKFKPLEQVPGLNRGGWHDAGDYDLRVESQAGEVWILSQAYELFHPEWDQTTVDQQNHLVEIHRPDGKNDLLQQIEHGTITILAGYQSLGRLYRGIIENSLRQYVHLGDASTITDGRKYNPGLKKEEVTAHESGVLDDRLVFTEENPWRELDVAKDLATGARVLKGFNDTLSAQSVIAAEALYASVDAAKNQRMAGAKVKAAVELLITTGNKKYKEDILKFTNPEVLKWNEIIGYVGRVLKQIGDANLSSMVLTAAKNYKVEVDNLQKENPFGVPYRPHIWGDGWNIQSFGVNQYFLQKGFPEIYDSKYMLNALNFVLGNHPGENTSSFVSGVGSRSVTQAYGVNRADRSFIPGGSVSGTGIIRPDFPELKEWPYFWQQTEYVLGGGSSNFMFLVLAAKDVLK from the coding sequence ATGATGAAGAACAAAATTTCTTGGTGCTTTGCACTTTTATTATTTCTACTTACCGGTTCAAGACTGAATGCTCAGTCGTTGAAAATCAATGAAAACGAGTATTTCGAAAAGCCAGGGTTGAATGTCATGGTCTTTTTCGATATTTACCCTGAAGGCCATCAGGGAGCCGTCGGTATCATTCAGAACGGAACCCGGGTGGCTACAAACGGCGATTTGCGTCTGGAGCCAACTCCCGGTCAATGGCAGCCTATTCCCAAAGTGGGCAAACGCTCCGTTGACCGAAGTAAAAACGAAATCAGTGTAAAATGCACTTTCCCCGATTCAAGCATCAACCGCAAAGGTTTTAATCCGGTTGAATATCCTGATTTGTACTTTAATTACCACGTTCGTGTCGTTGGCGAAGGAAACAAATTCCGAATCCTTGTCGATTTAGATAAACCGCTTCCTGCCGGATGGGAAAAGAAAGTTGGCTTCAACTTCGAATTGTTTCCGGCCATTTTATTTGGTAAAAGCTGGTATCTCGATGAGCAATCCGGAATCTTTCCAACTCAGGCCAACGGACCAATGGAAAAGGACAGTGATGGCAACTGGCAGGCTTTTCCAATGGCTTCAGGCCAAAAACTAACCATTGCTCCGGAAACGGCTGCTCAAACCATGGTGATCGAAAGTAAAGGTCAGCCATTGCAATTGCTCGATGGCCGTTTCTACCACAACAATGGATGGTTTGTAGTTCGTTCGCTGGTCACTCCGGGGAAAACTGTTGGAGCTATCGAGTGGGTGGTCGATTGCAATGTGTTACCCAATTTTCAGTCGAAACCGGTGGTTCATATCAGTCAAATTGGCTACGAGCCCAATCAGGAAAAAATAGCAGTAATCGAAGTCGATAAAAACACCCCGACAGCTGAGAAAGCAAGTTTGTACCGAATTTCAGAAGATGGCGGTTTGAAAGAAATCCGAACCATTGAACCGAAGAAGTGGGGCAAATTTCTTCGTTTTAATTATTATCAGTTCGATTTTTCGGATGTGACAACTCCCGGAATTTATCAGGTTAAATATGGCGAAAACACTTCAGAACCTTTCCGGATAAGCTCAACCATTTACGATCGAAATGTGTGGCAGCCGGTTGTTGAATATTTCCTGCCGGTACAGATGTGCCACATGCGTGTGAACGAAGGTTACCGCGTATGGCATGGCCTGTGTCACATGGACGATGCGCTGATGGCTCCGGTTGATACCAACCATTTTGACGGTTATTTACAGGGACATTCAACACTCACCAAATTCAAACCTCTGGAACAGGTGCCAGGACTGAACCGTGGTGGATGGCACGATGCCGGCGATTACGATTTGCGCGTAGAGTCGCAGGCAGGCGAAGTCTGGATATTGTCTCAAGCTTACGAATTGTTTCATCCCGAGTGGGATCAAACTACGGTTGACCAGCAAAATCATCTGGTTGAAATACACCGGCCTGACGGAAAAAACGATTTGCTTCAGCAAATAGAACACGGAACAATTACCATTTTAGCCGGATATCAAAGTCTCGGTCGATTGTATCGCGGAATCATTGAAAATAGTTTGCGCCAGTATGTTCATTTGGGCGATGCGTCTACAATTACCGACGGACGCAAATACAATCCAGGTTTGAAAAAAGAGGAGGTTACTGCGCATGAATCAGGTGTTTTGGACGATCGTTTGGTTTTTACCGAAGAAAATCCGTGGCGAGAACTGGACGTAGCCAAAGATCTGGCAACGGGAGCTCGTGTTTTGAAAGGTTTTAATGATACATTGTCCGCACAATCGGTTATTGCTGCTGAGGCACTTTATGCCTCAGTGGATGCCGCTAAAAATCAGCGGATGGCTGGTGCAAAAGTAAAAGCAGCCGTTGAGTTGCTGATCACTACTGGAAATAAGAAGTATAAGGAAGATATTCTGAAATTCACCAATCCTGAAGTGCTGAAATGGAACGAAATAATTGGATATGTGGGTCGTGTTTTGAAACAGATCGGCGACGCGAATCTTTCCTCGATGGTTTTAACAGCCGCCAAAAATTACAAGGTTGAGGTTGATAATCTGCAAAAGGAAAATCCGTTTGGAGTACCTTATCGTCCACACATTTGGGGTGATGGCTGGAACATTCAGAGTTTCGGGGTAAACCAGTATTTTCTTCAGAAAGGCTTTCCCGAAATATACGATTCGAAATACATGCTGAATGCCTTGAATTTTGTTTTGGGAAATCATCCGGGCGAAAACACTTCATCGTTTGTTTCCGGTGTGGGTTCTCGATCAGTAACTCAGGCCTATGGCGTAAACCGAGCTGACCGATCCTTTATTCCCGGAGGTTCAGTTTCAGGAACCGGAATTATTCGTCCCGATTTTCCAGAGTTAAAAGAATGGCCCTATTTCTGGCAACAAACCGAATACGTTTTGGGCGGAGGTTCTTCCAATTTTATGTTTTTGGTACTTGCTGCGAAAGATGTACTGAAATAA
- a CDS encoding nucleoside deaminase has product MELFNDEYFMRRALQEAELAFAEGEIPVGAVVVSQNRIIARTHNLTETLTDVTAHAEMQAITAAANLLGGKYLNECTLYITLEPCVMCAGALGWSQIGKVVYGASDEKRGFNKFAPAALHPKTEVVFGVLENECAQLMKDFFQQKR; this is encoded by the coding sequence ATGGAGCTTTTTAACGACGAATATTTTATGCGCCGCGCACTTCAAGAGGCAGAACTTGCTTTTGCTGAAGGCGAAATTCCGGTTGGTGCGGTGGTGGTTTCGCAAAACCGCATCATTGCCCGTACTCACAACCTGACTGAAACACTCACCGACGTAACCGCCCACGCCGAAATGCAGGCCATTACCGCCGCCGCCAATCTTTTGGGCGGAAAATACCTCAACGAATGCACGTTGTATATTACTCTGGAACCATGCGTAATGTGCGCTGGCGCTTTGGGCTGGTCGCAAATTGGCAAAGTAGTGTATGGCGCATCCGACGAAAAAAGGGGATTCAACAAGTTTGCACCAGCAGCTTTACATCCCAAAACTGAAGTTGTTTTTGGAGTACTTGAAAATGAATGTGCACAATTAATGAAAGATTTTTTTCAGCAGAAAAGGTAA
- a CDS encoding DEAD/DEAH box helicase produces MATFEDLKISKSVLKAIEELGFTEPTPIQEKAIPMIRSGVDVLGIAQTGTGKTAAYFIPLIMKLVKAEGNDPRAIVLVPTRELAIQVGEDLEDLTKFTNLRRATVYGGVGWTKHAELIKPGVDILVATPGRLWDLYRAEAVSFKKVKTLVIDEADRMLDMGFMPQIRNFLEILPLKRQNLLFSATFNEKVEEMSHEFLDFPERVEVAPSATPAELINQVYYQVPNFQTKLNLINYLLRDEETFSRVIIFVGTKENAEQVFKIIKRRSEGEKRILHSNKGQSTRLNAINAFKSGVVRILITTDISSRGIDVELISHVINFDLPSNHEDYVHRIGRTARANNTGTAISLVNPAEELNLRKIEELIRMEIPRLELPVDLDLVATKSEESQIQLREIDRQKRIADPTFKGAFHEKKFIYGRDAKKEKRNLPKDKAKEKRFRGRRKPS; encoded by the coding sequence ATGGCAACATTCGAAGATTTAAAAATAAGTAAATCGGTTTTAAAAGCGATTGAAGAACTGGGCTTTACCGAACCAACGCCCATTCAGGAGAAGGCGATCCCGATGATTCGCTCGGGAGTGGACGTTTTGGGAATTGCACAAACAGGAACAGGCAAAACGGCAGCCTATTTCATTCCTTTAATTATGAAACTGGTTAAAGCCGAGGGAAACGATCCCCGTGCCATCGTGTTGGTTCCTACACGCGAATTGGCTATTCAGGTGGGTGAAGATCTGGAAGACCTGACCAAATTCACTAATTTGCGACGGGCAACTGTTTATGGTGGCGTTGGCTGGACCAAGCATGCCGAGCTGATTAAACCCGGAGTGGATATCCTGGTTGCAACTCCAGGCCGTTTGTGGGATCTGTATAGAGCAGAAGCTGTTTCGTTCAAAAAAGTAAAGACATTAGTTATTGACGAAGCCGACCGGATGCTGGATATGGGTTTCATGCCGCAAATCCGCAATTTCCTGGAAATCCTTCCGCTGAAAAGGCAAAACCTGCTTTTCTCGGCTACCTTCAACGAAAAAGTTGAAGAGATGAGTCACGAATTCCTGGATTTTCCGGAGCGCGTTGAGGTTGCACCATCGGCAACGCCAGCCGAACTGATTAATCAGGTTTATTATCAAGTACCTAATTTTCAGACCAAATTAAACCTGATCAATTATTTGCTTCGCGACGAGGAAACATTCTCCAGGGTGATTATTTTCGTCGGGACCAAAGAAAATGCCGAACAGGTTTTCAAAATCATCAAACGCAGATCGGAAGGCGAAAAACGAATTCTGCACTCAAACAAAGGACAAAGCACACGCTTAAACGCTATCAATGCTTTTAAAAGCGGTGTCGTTCGCATCCTGATTACTACCGATATTTCGTCGCGCGGAATTGATGTAGAACTGATCAGCCATGTCATTAATTTTGATCTGCCATCGAACCACGAAGATTACGTTCACCGCATTGGTCGCACGGCCCGCGCCAACAATACAGGAACAGCCATTTCGCTGGTCAATCCGGCAGAAGAGCTCAACCTCCGGAAAATAGAAGAACTGATCCGGATGGAAATTCCAAGACTTGAACTTCCGGTAGATCTGGATTTGGTAGCTACAAAAAGTGAAGAAAGTCAAATTCAGTTGCGTGAGATCGACCGTCAGAAGAGAATCGCCGATCCCACTTTTAAAGGAGCTTTCCACGAGAAAAAGTTTATTTATGGTAGGGATGCTAAAAAAGAAAAAAGAAACTTACCCAAGGATAAAGCCAAGGAAAAAAGGTTTAGAGGAAGAAGAAAACCTTCCTGA